A single genomic interval of Mucilaginibacter boryungensis harbors:
- a CDS encoding glycosyltransferase family 2 protein: protein MSLAIPEILVKDKFITPGEREKIHDLSARMGMCFIKVALNFGYISRKNYERSMINAGYPFQQVRKEGSDKSVLGKIELKFADEHLALPLRIENGKVVTLMADPTNTLFIDFIRFTFDMEPEIIVASDLDITWMSHKLLGEKYVKSAVFELLNRDPGNSAIITFTPQQLIFIFVLLGVVVTGLFLNFKTVSIIINVVLSTFFLVAIVFKLFLALVGSRFELFQAVTKEEVREVVDDELPVYTIHLPVYKEDKLIKKLIWNLQSLDYPREKLDIKLIIEEDDDKTLNAVRDLDFPAIFEVIVVPFHMPKTKPKACNYGLHFSRGKYLTIYDAEDIPDTDQLKKVVALFNKLPANYICVQSALNYFNRGENFLTRMFTLEYSYWFDYMLPGLDTLDIPIPLGGTSNHFKMANLIELGAWDPFNVTEDADLGLRAYSKGYKVAIINSTTYEEANNDFLNWIRQRSRWIKGYMQTYLVHMRNPRKLLKKVGWRGFLGFNFFVGATPVTFLVYPLLLSIFIAYVVFDLEGIRELFPDWVLFMSIFNLMVGNILMIYINMMAVFKRRYYELILFAIANPIYWLMHSASAYKGLWQLVTNPFYWEKTNHGLSKVNNPTNVVK, encoded by the coding sequence CGGGTACATATCGCGTAAAAATTACGAGCGGTCTATGATCAATGCCGGCTATCCTTTCCAACAGGTTAGGAAAGAGGGATCGGATAAGAGCGTGCTCGGGAAAATCGAACTGAAATTTGCCGACGAGCACCTGGCGCTGCCCTTACGGATAGAGAACGGCAAGGTGGTAACCCTAATGGCCGACCCGACCAACACGCTGTTTATTGATTTTATAAGGTTCACATTTGATATGGAACCCGAGATTATTGTAGCATCGGATTTGGATATTACCTGGATGAGCCATAAGCTGCTGGGCGAGAAATATGTAAAATCGGCCGTGTTTGAATTATTGAACCGGGACCCCGGTAATTCGGCCATTATTACTTTTACACCACAGCAACTGATATTTATATTCGTATTGCTGGGCGTAGTAGTAACTGGTCTGTTTCTCAACTTTAAAACCGTATCTATTATCATCAATGTAGTGCTCAGCACTTTTTTCCTGGTGGCTATAGTATTTAAGCTTTTTTTGGCGCTGGTTGGGTCGAGGTTTGAGCTATTCCAGGCCGTCACTAAAGAAGAGGTAAGGGAGGTTGTTGACGATGAGCTGCCTGTTTATACCATTCACCTGCCGGTATACAAAGAAGATAAGCTGATTAAAAAGCTGATATGGAACTTACAAAGCCTTGATTACCCGCGGGAAAAGCTGGATATTAAACTGATTATTGAGGAGGACGACGATAAAACATTAAATGCGGTTCGCGACCTGGATTTCCCGGCAATTTTTGAGGTGATCGTAGTGCCGTTCCATATGCCTAAAACCAAGCCTAAAGCTTGTAACTATGGCCTGCATTTTTCTCGTGGGAAATACCTTACCATTTACGATGCCGAGGATATACCCGATACCGACCAACTAAAAAAAGTAGTGGCGCTGTTTAATAAGCTGCCGGCCAACTATATATGTGTGCAAAGCGCGCTGAACTATTTTAACCGGGGCGAGAATTTCCTCACCAGGATGTTTACCCTGGAATATTCGTATTGGTTTGATTATATGCTGCCCGGGCTTGATACCCTGGATATCCCAATACCACTGGGTGGTACCAGTAACCATTTTAAAATGGCCAACCTGATTGAACTGGGCGCCTGGGACCCGTTCAATGTTACTGAAGATGCCGATTTAGGGTTGCGTGCTTACTCCAAAGGTTATAAAGTAGCCATTATTAACTCCACCACTTACGAGGAAGCTAATAACGATTTCCTGAACTGGATACGTCAGCGCTCGCGCTGGATAAAAGGTTATATGCAAACGTACCTGGTGCATATGCGCAATCCGCGTAAGCTGCTGAAAAAAGTAGGCTGGCGTGGTTTCCTTGGTTTTAATTTTTTTGTTGGCGCAACACCTGTTACTTTTCTGGTATATCCGCTGCTACTATCCATTTTTATCGCATATGTGGTATTCGACCTTGAGGGCATAAGGGAATTATTTCCGGATTGGGTGCTGTTCATGTCCATATTTAATTTGATGGTGGGTAACATCCTTATGATATATATAAATATGATGGCCGTATTTAAACGCCGTTATTACGAGTTAATATTATTTGCTATAGCCAACCCTATTTATTGGCTAATGCATTCGGCATCGGCTTATAAGGGCTTATGGCAATTGGTAACTAACCCCTTTTACTGGGAAAAAACCAACCATGGTTTAAGTAAAGTTAATAACCCAACAAACGTTGTGAAATGA
- a CDS encoding methylmalonyl-CoA mutase family protein — protein METIAPYQSKYKIRFVTAASLFDGHDATINIMRRILQSTGAEVIHLGHNRSVDEVVNCAIQEDVQGIALTSYQGGHLEYFKYMYDLLHERGAGHIKIFGGGGGVILPQEIEELHAYGISRIYSPDDGRKMGLQGMINDMMQQCDFETRTKLNGELKHLPEKDPKALAALISLAENHPEQYDAVKLAPSKHQSVILGITGTGGAGKSSLVDEIVRRFLVETGSADEQIGKTLAIISVDPSKRKTGGALLGDRIRMNAINNPRVYMRSLATRQANLALSKYVQESIDICKAAGYDLIIVETSGIGQSDTMITDYCDVSMYVMTPEFGAATQLEKIDMLDFADIVAINKSDKRGALDAIRDVRKQYKRNHQLFTADDASLPVFATMASQFNDPGMNTLFANLMRTIKEKTGVDFKAGDAHHEGESEKIYIIPPDRTRYLAEIAESSAAYNQWVNEQCAVAQQLFQLQGTLGMVKGHTPTPSEEGKHTLNGVAEHLEKLQNSLQNKLHPECKALLEKWPEVVKTYKADDFIYHVRDKEIRQPLTTTSLSQLRIPKISLPRYEAWGDVLRWLLTENLPGEFPYTAGVFPLKREGEDPTRMFAGEGGPERTNKRFHYVSLGQPAHRLSTAFDSVTLYGEDPHIRPDIYGKIGNSGVSIATLDDAKKLYSGFDLCHASTSVSMTINGPAPMLLGFFMNAAIDQQCEKYITENKLEHLVEAKFKEVYDDKRLARPKYDGVLPEGNNGLGLMLLGLTGDQVLPADVYEKIKAYAISSVRGTVQADILKEDQAQNTCIFSTEFALRMMGDMQQYFIDKKVRNFYSVSISGYHIAEAGANPITQLAFTLSNGFTYVEYYLSRGMHIDDFAPNLSFFFSNGIDPEYAVIGRVARRIWAKAMKNKYKGGERSQKLKYHIQTSGRSLHAQEIDFNDIRTTLQALYAIYDNCNSLHTNAYDEAITTPTEESVRRAMAIQLIINRELGLAKNENPLQGAFIIEELTDLVEEAVMAEFKRINDRGGVLGAMETMYQRGKIQEESLYYETLKHTGEFPIIGVNTFLNKKGSPTVTPSEVIRATEEEKQFQISALSNFQQRNAERAPQLLTELQHKAIAGENIFSSLMEACKYCSLGQISHALYQVGGQYRRNM, from the coding sequence ATGGAAACCATTGCCCCGTATCAATCTAAATATAAGATCAGGTTTGTAACTGCCGCCTCGCTGTTCGACGGGCATGATGCTACCATAAATATTATGCGCCGCATTTTGCAAAGCACCGGCGCCGAGGTGATCCACCTGGGCCACAATCGCAGTGTTGATGAGGTGGTAAATTGCGCCATACAGGAAGATGTGCAGGGCATTGCCCTTACCAGCTACCAGGGCGGGCATTTGGAGTATTTTAAATACATGTACGATTTGCTGCACGAACGCGGCGCGGGGCACATTAAAATATTTGGCGGTGGTGGCGGCGTAATCCTGCCGCAGGAAATTGAGGAACTGCATGCTTATGGCATCTCACGCATCTATTCGCCCGATGATGGCCGCAAAATGGGCTTGCAAGGGATGATCAATGATATGATGCAGCAGTGCGATTTTGAAACCCGCACTAAGCTAAATGGCGAATTAAAGCATTTGCCCGAGAAAGACCCGAAAGCATTGGCTGCCTTAATATCTTTAGCCGAAAATCATCCTGAGCAATACGACGCTGTGAAATTAGCGCCCTCAAAGCATCAATCTGTTATTTTGGGAATTACCGGCACCGGTGGCGCTGGTAAATCATCACTGGTTGACGAGATCGTTCGCCGCTTTTTAGTAGAAACTGGCTCTGCTGACGAACAGATCGGTAAAACACTGGCCATTATTTCTGTCGACCCGAGCAAGCGCAAAACAGGCGGTGCTTTATTAGGCGACCGCATCCGTATGAATGCCATTAACAACCCGCGGGTATATATGCGCTCGCTGGCCACGCGCCAGGCTAATTTAGCTTTGAGCAAGTACGTGCAGGAGTCGATTGATATTTGCAAGGCTGCGGGTTATGATCTGATCATTGTGGAAACTTCGGGTATCGGTCAGTCGGATACGATGATCACCGATTATTGCGATGTTTCCATGTACGTAATGACCCCGGAATTTGGCGCTGCTACCCAGCTGGAAAAGATAGATATGCTGGACTTTGCCGATATAGTAGCCATTAATAAAAGCGATAAACGCGGCGCGCTTGATGCTATACGCGATGTGCGCAAGCAATATAAACGCAACCACCAGTTATTTACTGCGGATGATGCCAGTCTGCCGGTATTTGCCACTATGGCCTCGCAGTTTAACGACCCTGGCATGAACACCCTGTTTGCCAACCTAATGCGTACCATTAAAGAAAAAACGGGCGTTGATTTTAAGGCAGGCGATGCCCACCATGAAGGTGAATCGGAGAAAATATACATCATTCCGCCCGACCGTACCCGCTATTTGGCCGAAATTGCTGAAAGCAGCGCGGCTTATAACCAATGGGTGAACGAGCAATGCGCAGTGGCGCAGCAATTGTTTCAGTTACAAGGGACTTTAGGAATGGTTAAAGGGCATACCCCTACCCCCTCTGAAGAGGGGAAACATACCTTAAATGGTGTGGCTGAACATTTAGAAAAACTGCAAAATTCGTTACAAAATAAACTGCATCCCGAATGTAAAGCCTTGTTGGAGAAATGGCCTGAAGTAGTAAAGACATACAAAGCCGACGATTTTATTTATCATGTACGCGATAAAGAGATCAGGCAGCCTTTAACTACTACTTCCCTATCGCAGTTGCGCATTCCTAAAATATCACTGCCGCGCTACGAGGCCTGGGGTGATGTGTTGCGCTGGCTGTTGACCGAGAACTTACCGGGCGAGTTCCCATACACCGCAGGTGTATTCCCGTTAAAGCGCGAAGGTGAAGACCCAACCCGCATGTTTGCTGGTGAGGGCGGCCCTGAACGTACTAATAAACGTTTCCATTACGTATCGCTTGGTCAGCCGGCGCACCGGTTATCCACCGCGTTCGATTCGGTGACCTTGTATGGTGAGGATCCGCATATCCGCCCTGATATTTATGGCAAGATCGGTAACTCGGGCGTAAGCATTGCTACGCTGGATGATGCTAAGAAACTGTATTCGGGGTTTGACCTATGCCATGCTTCCACATCGGTATCCATGACTATCAACGGCCCCGCCCCTATGCTATTAGGCTTCTTTATGAATGCCGCCATCGATCAGCAATGCGAAAAGTATATTACTGAAAACAAGCTGGAGCATTTAGTGGAAGCGAAGTTTAAGGAAGTATATGATGACAAAAGATTAGCAAGGCCGAAATATGATGGTGTTCTCCCAGAAGGAAACAACGGGCTTGGACTTATGCTATTAGGCCTAACCGGCGACCAGGTGTTACCAGCCGACGTTTATGAGAAGATAAAAGCCTATGCCATATCATCGGTACGTGGCACGGTGCAGGCGGATATATTGAAGGAAGACCAGGCGCAAAACACCTGTATCTTCAGCACTGAATTTGCCCTGCGGATGATGGGCGACATGCAGCAATACTTTATTGATAAAAAAGTAAGGAACTTTTATTCGGTTTCTATTTCCGGCTATCATATTGCTGAAGCAGGCGCTAACCCAATTACGCAACTGGCCTTTACGCTATCTAACGGCTTCACTTATGTGGAATATTACCTGAGCCGGGGAATGCATATTGACGATTTTGCCCCTAACCTGTCGTTCTTCTTCAGCAACGGTATCGATCCGGAATATGCGGTTATTGGTCGTGTGGCGCGCCGTATTTGGGCTAAGGCCATGAAGAATAAATATAAAGGCGGCGAGCGTTCACAAAAGCTGAAATACCATATCCAAACCAGTGGTCGCTCGTTGCACGCGCAGGAGATTGACTTTAACGATATCCGTACCACCCTGCAGGCTTTATACGCCATTTACGATAACTGTAACTCGCTGCACACTAATGCTTATGATGAAGCTATCACCACGCCTACCGAGGAATCTGTGCGCAGGGCTATGGCTATCCAACTAATCATCAACCGCGAGTTAGGTTTAGCCAAAAACGAAAACCCGCTACAGGGCGCGTTTATTATTGAGGAACTGACTGACCTGGTTGAAGAAGCTGTTATGGCCGAATTTAAACGCATCAATGATCGTGGCGGCGTATTGGGCGCTATGGAAACCATGTACCAGCGCGGTAAAATACAGGAGGAATCGCTGTACTACGAGACCCTGAAACACACGGGCGAGTTCCCCATAATTGGTGTAAATACTTTCCTAAATAAAAAAGGTTCGCCAACGGTGACACCATCCGAGGTAATAAGGGCTACTGAAGAGGAAAAGCAGTTTCAGATCTCGGCCTTAAGCAATTTCCAGCAGCGCAATGCCGAACGTGCTCCGCAACTATTAACCGAACTACAGCACAAAGCCATTGCCGGCGAAAACATTTTCAGCAGCCTGATGGAGGCCTGTAAATATTGTTCGCTGGGGCAAATATCGCATGCGTTGTACCAGGTGGGCGGGCAGTATAGAAGGAATATGTAG